In one Natronosalvus amylolyticus genomic region, the following are encoded:
- a CDS encoding PINc/VapC family ATPase, which translates to MNVVPDTSVVIDGRVSASIDDGQFHGATVSVPEAVVAELEAQANDGLDSGWDGLGELKRLAELADEGIIELEYVGERPSAIERGHAAEGEIDAVIRDIAEDLEATFVTSDIVQAEVAQAKGLETDYLSPEVRRVGTLAIEEYFDDQTMSVHLKTDTLPKAKRGAIGEMHYEAVADEPLDEATMDEYAREIVDGAREATGGFIELSEPGMKIVQFRDYRIAIARPPFSDGIEITAVRPIVQTDIDDYEHADELKGRLLEHQRGVLISGAPGAGKSTFAQSVARFLNDNDYAVKTMEKPRDLQVGPEITQYTELGGKMEKTADALLMVRPDYTIYDEVRKTDDFEVFADMRLAGVGMIGVVHATRPIDALQRLVGRVELGMIPQVVDTVVYVDAGEISTVYDVKTEVKVPAGLTEEDLARPVILITDFQTGKPAYEIYTFNRQVVTVPLEDGVEEKESGVDRIAKAEIEREIRAIARGYVDVQLKSQDRAVVYVDESDISTVIGKGGGRITDVENRLGIDIDVRTHDENPHHGSSGNGGASQAQQGQRSTEPQGQIVTPEITSRHIIIPVDGNQGETVEVQAGGEYLFTATVSRGGEIQVSRGSAIADDLEAAIDRKRPVTVVPS; encoded by the coding sequence ATGAACGTCGTACCGGATACGAGCGTCGTCATCGACGGCCGGGTATCGGCTTCGATCGACGACGGGCAGTTCCACGGCGCGACCGTGTCGGTCCCCGAAGCCGTCGTCGCCGAACTCGAGGCACAGGCCAACGACGGCCTCGACAGCGGCTGGGACGGCCTGGGCGAACTCAAACGCCTGGCCGAACTCGCCGACGAAGGTATCATCGAACTCGAGTACGTCGGCGAGCGCCCATCCGCCATCGAGCGTGGCCACGCCGCCGAGGGAGAAATCGACGCCGTTATTCGCGACATCGCAGAGGACCTCGAAGCGACGTTCGTCACGAGCGACATCGTCCAGGCCGAAGTGGCTCAGGCGAAGGGACTCGAGACGGACTACCTCTCGCCGGAGGTTCGCCGCGTCGGCACCCTCGCTATCGAGGAGTACTTCGACGACCAGACGATGAGCGTCCACCTGAAGACGGACACCCTGCCGAAGGCCAAACGCGGGGCGATCGGCGAGATGCACTACGAGGCCGTCGCCGACGAACCACTGGACGAGGCGACGATGGACGAGTACGCCCGCGAGATCGTCGACGGGGCTCGCGAGGCGACCGGCGGCTTCATCGAACTCTCCGAACCGGGCATGAAAATCGTCCAGTTCCGCGATTACCGTATCGCCATCGCCCGCCCTCCGTTTTCGGACGGCATCGAGATCACGGCGGTTCGGCCGATCGTCCAGACCGATATCGACGACTACGAGCACGCCGACGAGTTGAAAGGGCGACTGCTCGAGCACCAGCGCGGCGTCCTGATTTCGGGTGCACCGGGGGCCGGCAAATCGACCTTTGCCCAGTCGGTCGCCCGCTTCCTGAACGACAACGATTACGCGGTGAAGACGATGGAGAAACCGCGAGACCTGCAGGTCGGTCCGGAGATCACCCAGTACACCGAACTCGGCGGCAAGATGGAAAAGACCGCCGACGCGTTGTTGATGGTGCGCCCGGACTACACCATCTACGACGAAGTCAGAAAGACCGACGACTTCGAGGTGTTCGCCGACATGCGACTGGCCGGCGTCGGGATGATCGGCGTCGTCCACGCCACCCGTCCGATAGACGCCCTCCAGCGACTCGTTGGTCGCGTCGAACTGGGGATGATTCCACAGGTCGTCGACACCGTCGTCTACGTCGACGCCGGCGAGATTTCGACCGTCTACGACGTGAAAACCGAGGTCAAAGTGCCCGCCGGACTCACCGAAGAGGACCTGGCTCGCCCCGTCATCCTCATCACGGACTTCCAGACCGGCAAACCCGCCTACGAAATCTACACCTTCAACCGGCAGGTCGTCACCGTCCCGCTCGAGGACGGCGTCGAGGAGAAAGAAAGCGGCGTCGATCGGATCGCCAAAGCCGAGATCGAACGCGAGATTCGAGCAATCGCCCGCGGCTACGTGGACGTCCAGCTCAAAAGTCAGGACCGTGCTGTCGTCTACGTCGACGAATCCGATATCTCGACGGTCATCGGCAAAGGTGGCGGCCGAATCACCGACGTCGAAAACCGACTGGGTATCGATATCGACGTCCGGACCCACGACGAGAACCCACATCACGGCTCGAGTGGAAACGGTGGGGCGAGTCAGGCACAGCAGGGCCAGCGGTCGACCGAGCCACAGGGCCAGATCGTCACCCCGGAAATCACCTCGAGACACATCATCATCCCCGTCGACGGCAATCAGGGTGAGACGGTCGAAGTGCAAGCCGGCGGCGAGTACCTCTTTACCGCGACGGTGAGTCGCGGCGGCGAAATACAGGTCTCTCGAGGGAGCGCAATCGCAGACGACCTCGAGGCGGCCATCGACCGGAAACGGCCGGTGACGGTCGTGCCGTCGTAG
- a CDS encoding globin-coupled sensor protein: protein MNPETQFGRGKLNTLVDTDDLVDRIGLDNEEIAWRKSFIGFDSEDERRLQDLESLLQRNRETIADDFYDNLLAHEQTMDVIDRSPKGVDALKMTQQAYLVSLADGEYDEAYFKNRARIGKLHELLEMPLKHYVGQYGVYYDLLFDEVNDRVQEQVIDAIETWADEQEADGGSFGRFVEAFGFGETGDEDGLEESFERVVREAIDDGMADVLALLKIINLDLQVATDTYVDSYAQRLEEQIERRKRLAAAVEADVQTPIDELQTTSEAVADQAVQITELTDTQQGNLETAAEEITDVSAAVEEIAATADEVRKQSVQTEARVERARESADDASDALETIETATESVATAASTLEQRVEEIDSIVRRIDSLAERTSMLATNAGVEARRSGSGSGAMEVIAEEVSSFARQSRRDLEAIEASLEDIREQTERTLETTDETVGAVDRGTTQVRDTVTQLEGIHDSARGTVAGMDDVAVATNQQATNVERAADTVSEAAEAADQIADSASSVAAATEEQTASVGEISAAVDRLVTEEETDQPSMSDRH, encoded by the coding sequence ATGAATCCGGAGACGCAGTTCGGGCGTGGAAAACTCAATACGCTCGTCGACACCGACGACCTGGTCGACCGAATCGGCCTCGATAACGAGGAAATCGCCTGGCGAAAATCGTTCATCGGCTTCGATAGTGAGGACGAACGCCGACTGCAGGACCTCGAATCACTGCTCCAGCGCAACCGTGAGACGATCGCCGACGACTTCTACGACAATTTGCTCGCCCACGAGCAGACGATGGACGTCATCGACCGCTCGCCGAAAGGCGTCGACGCGCTGAAGATGACCCAGCAGGCGTATCTGGTTTCGCTCGCTGATGGTGAATACGACGAGGCGTATTTCAAAAACCGCGCCCGAATCGGGAAACTGCACGAACTGCTCGAGATGCCGCTGAAACACTACGTGGGCCAGTACGGCGTCTACTACGACCTGTTGTTCGACGAGGTCAACGACCGGGTACAGGAACAGGTCATCGACGCCATCGAAACCTGGGCCGACGAGCAAGAAGCCGACGGGGGCAGTTTTGGCCGGTTCGTCGAAGCGTTCGGATTCGGTGAGACGGGAGACGAGGACGGCCTCGAGGAGTCGTTCGAGCGGGTCGTCCGTGAGGCTATCGACGACGGAATGGCCGACGTCCTCGCGTTGCTCAAAATCATCAATCTCGATTTGCAGGTCGCGACCGACACGTACGTCGACTCCTACGCTCAGCGCCTCGAAGAGCAGATCGAGCGCCGCAAACGGCTTGCTGCGGCCGTCGAAGCCGACGTTCAGACGCCGATCGACGAACTCCAGACGACGAGCGAGGCTGTCGCCGATCAGGCTGTCCAGATCACCGAACTGACCGACACCCAGCAGGGGAACCTGGAGACCGCGGCCGAAGAAATCACTGACGTGAGTGCTGCCGTCGAAGAAATCGCGGCCACCGCAGACGAGGTTCGAAAACAGAGCGTGCAAACCGAAGCACGCGTCGAACGGGCCCGAGAATCGGCGGACGATGCGAGCGACGCCCTCGAAACCATCGAGACGGCGACCGAAAGCGTTGCCACGGCTGCCAGCACGCTCGAACAACGGGTCGAAGAGATCGATTCTATCGTCCGACGCATCGATTCGCTCGCCGAACGCACGTCGATGCTCGCGACCAATGCCGGGGTCGAGGCTCGTCGAAGCGGGAGCGGGAGTGGTGCGATGGAAGTCATCGCCGAAGAGGTGTCGTCGTTTGCCCGGCAGTCACGACGCGATCTCGAGGCCATCGAAGCGAGTCTCGAGGATATCCGTGAACAGACCGAGCGAACGCTCGAGACGACCGACGAGACCGTCGGGGCGGTCGACCGTGGTACGACGCAGGTCCGTGACACCGTAACGCAGCTCGAGGGTATACACGACTCGGCCAGGGGAACGGTTGCCGGGATGGACGACGTGGCCGTGGCGACGAACCAGCAGGCGACGAACGTCGAACGGGCGGCGGATACCGTGAGCGAGGCAGCCGAGGCAGCCGATCAAATCGCCGACTCGGCGAGTTCGGTGGCTGCTGCAACCGAAGAACAGACCGCGAGCGTCGGCGAAATCTCGGCAGCCGTCGACCGACTCGTTACCGAGGAGGAAACGGACCAGCCCTCCATGTCCGATCGACACTGA
- a CDS encoding ATP-binding protein produces the protein MDDTGFSEGDELTILSREELAERVRQRTADLENVMNTMVDVLLKIGPDGRILLANAAVSDVLGYEPASLEGQPIDYILASEGVDGAGPNGGGLVEQLLAHGRVTEFETVLETASGEPVRTSLSASVLQSDDGAIDGIVCVATDISQRTEAEERAAFLHSLLRHDLGNKLTVTDGYLELLGETSLTDQQREYLSYATGGVDEAIDLVRKVRTLNRVEAEEAVEPIDLEGVLSESVNRHVDLAEKHDIAVTVDVAPNCRIRGGALLPELFSNLLENALVHSDGSQVRLGTDEDAGEGWVDVTVDDDGVGIDSAVKETILERGETAGEAAGTGLGTYLATRIADTYGGEIAVESSPLGGARFRVSLESAT, from the coding sequence ATGGACGATACCGGATTCTCCGAGGGCGACGAACTCACCATCCTCTCGAGGGAGGAACTCGCCGAACGCGTCCGTCAGCGGACGGCCGACCTCGAGAACGTGATGAACACGATGGTCGACGTCCTCCTCAAAATCGGGCCTGATGGTCGGATTCTGCTGGCCAATGCGGCCGTTTCCGACGTGCTCGGCTACGAACCCGCATCGCTCGAGGGACAGCCGATCGATTACATTCTCGCAAGCGAGGGAGTCGACGGCGCGGGACCGAACGGTGGCGGACTCGTCGAGCAGTTGCTCGCCCACGGGCGGGTGACAGAGTTCGAGACGGTTCTCGAGACAGCTTCGGGTGAGCCGGTCCGGACGAGTTTATCAGCGTCAGTCCTCCAGAGTGACGATGGCGCGATCGACGGCATCGTCTGTGTCGCAACGGACATCTCACAACGAACCGAGGCCGAAGAGCGTGCGGCGTTCCTTCACTCGCTGTTGCGCCACGACCTCGGAAACAAACTCACCGTGACCGACGGCTATCTCGAGTTACTCGGCGAGACGTCGCTGACCGACCAGCAGCGTGAGTACCTCTCGTATGCGACCGGGGGTGTGGACGAAGCCATCGACCTGGTGCGGAAGGTTCGGACGCTCAACCGAGTGGAAGCCGAGGAGGCGGTCGAGCCGATCGATCTCGAGGGGGTCCTCAGCGAGAGCGTCAATCGTCACGTCGACCTGGCTGAAAAACACGACATTGCCGTCACCGTCGACGTCGCCCCCAACTGTCGGATCCGTGGTGGTGCGCTCCTGCCGGAACTGTTCTCGAATTTACTCGAGAACGCGCTGGTCCATTCGGACGGCTCGCAGGTTCGACTTGGGACCGACGAGGACGCCGGGGAAGGATGGGTCGACGTCACTGTTGACGACGACGGGGTCGGCATCGATTCAGCGGTCAAAGAGACGATCCTCGAGCGTGGTGAAACTGCGGGTGAGGCGGCTGGGACCGGTCTCGGCACCTACCTCGCGACACGGATTGCGGACACGTACGGCGGTGAAATCGCCGTCGAATCCTCTCCACTTGGTGGGGCTCGGTTCCGGGTCAGCCTCGAGTCGGCGACGTAG
- a CDS encoding tetratricopeptide repeat protein — MTECSLGDLVLIHLLSQSPADTHSADATTRSLATVTGLGNTLSGRISLASALSRLERDGLVTSEATSVTGKRRYQLTDHGLEYAREFRDRLVETFVVVHSDGKRRELPLGDVPATYDISLVEALAARSPDGDIYLETDLETGLVGRTTERETLESMLGATEERPQVALITGEAGTGRTTLVEWLAQTADEQGFQTAVGRARRTGGKPYQPFRSALEAAPITTDSFPLDDEERLENTQEGMYDTQQTALYTRVSEWLTDRVDSQPLLLVLEDLQWADAATINLFEYLLEDTEIPGLVLVATSRASAHTEDAALEAIVTAIEMDDKAHLLELGPLERDEVGDLIERQLGQRGVPSGFVETVHERTGGNPLFVVETVQALRERGAIDLQRGTFPTADQIGVADAVQTTIRDRLERLDEEPRAILEAGAVIGDTLSLDTLGSVLDADEVPDTVVDRLVEMGLWQRIGNETVRYHSDVIRSVVLEELDDDRRRRFSRRAGEILASEDGDDATIAAHYYHGGCPRRAVDHWIAAGDEARTVYAHDDAIERYERALQIAHGQSLEDVVLDVLESLGDIYYTQGEYDQADKHFRYIRARTDDPERLRRTYRYQARMRFEQGAYDETAEAARAGLDIDGEPVTIEVCWLHDYLAGSYMKRGEYETAIEGFETQRDLAAQIDADVLLGRAYQNLGSCYAQTGEIEAGVTSLERGVALLEAAGDERELARSLNDLAIVYDDAGRQQQAERTLRRGERIAKRTDNFRVQLLALNNLGVFAQYDLRWDDADEYYDELLELADRLDHDEYRSLALVNKAGIEAERGSLQAAIDMVERSLELIEKLGRTHQVVHRNQVLGGFALLAGNLEQAAEYLESGRTFATEHEFSASLAELEKLEGTIARTQGEAETALACHRSSLERALEVATQLAITSQRIELVETLCAADQPEEALEMAETAVDELPDGYRLLALKTDTALGVAYRHAGHEQAREHLESVLERAQGASNEATLKARRELTALAFENERFRAAHAHLEAGRTLARETGFGHYYEQFEALEANYRVRE; from the coding sequence ATGACCGAGTGCTCACTCGGCGACCTCGTCCTCATCCACCTGCTCTCTCAGTCGCCGGCGGACACCCACAGCGCCGACGCCACAACGCGTAGCCTCGCCACCGTCACCGGTCTCGGAAACACGCTCTCCGGACGCATTTCGCTCGCATCGGCACTCTCCCGCCTCGAGCGCGACGGCCTGGTTACCTCGGAGGCAACGAGCGTGACGGGAAAACGTCGATATCAACTCACAGACCACGGGCTCGAGTACGCACGCGAGTTCCGTGACCGGTTGGTGGAGACATTCGTCGTCGTCCACAGTGACGGCAAACGGCGAGAACTCCCGCTCGGGGACGTGCCCGCAACCTACGACATCTCGCTCGTCGAGGCGCTTGCAGCGCGGTCGCCGGACGGCGACATATACCTCGAGACCGACCTCGAGACGGGGCTGGTCGGGCGGACGACCGAACGTGAAACGCTCGAGTCGATGCTCGGGGCGACCGAAGAGCGTCCGCAGGTCGCCCTCATTACGGGCGAGGCTGGCACCGGGCGGACGACACTGGTGGAGTGGCTGGCACAGACTGCCGACGAGCAGGGTTTCCAAACCGCCGTGGGTCGCGCACGACGAACCGGGGGAAAACCGTATCAGCCGTTTCGAAGCGCGCTCGAAGCCGCACCGATCACCACCGACTCGTTCCCGCTCGATGACGAGGAACGCCTCGAGAACACACAGGAAGGCATGTACGATACACAACAGACCGCCCTGTACACGCGGGTGAGCGAGTGGCTCACAGACCGGGTCGACAGCCAGCCACTCTTGCTCGTCCTCGAGGACCTGCAATGGGCCGATGCAGCCACCATCAACCTGTTCGAATACCTGCTCGAGGACACGGAAATTCCAGGCCTGGTACTGGTGGCAACGTCTCGAGCGAGTGCCCATACCGAAGACGCTGCCCTCGAAGCGATTGTAACTGCTATCGAGATGGACGACAAGGCCCACTTGCTCGAACTCGGCCCGCTGGAGCGAGACGAAGTCGGCGACCTCATCGAACGACAACTCGGCCAGCGCGGCGTCCCATCGGGGTTCGTCGAAACGGTTCACGAACGGACGGGTGGGAACCCCCTGTTCGTCGTCGAAACGGTGCAAGCGCTTCGAGAGCGCGGTGCGATCGACCTGCAACGGGGAACGTTTCCCACGGCCGACCAGATCGGCGTCGCCGACGCGGTCCAGACGACCATCAGAGACCGCCTCGAGCGCCTCGACGAGGAACCACGGGCCATCCTCGAGGCAGGAGCCGTCATTGGGGACACTCTCTCACTCGATACGCTCGGCTCGGTGCTCGACGCTGATGAGGTCCCCGACACCGTCGTCGACCGACTGGTCGAGATGGGGCTCTGGCAACGAATCGGCAACGAAACCGTGCGGTATCACAGCGACGTCATCCGGAGCGTCGTGCTCGAGGAACTCGACGACGACCGACGCCGCCGATTCAGTCGTCGCGCAGGGGAAATTCTGGCGTCCGAAGACGGCGATGATGCGACGATAGCAGCTCACTACTACCACGGTGGATGCCCCAGACGAGCCGTGGACCACTGGATTGCAGCCGGTGACGAGGCGAGGACGGTGTACGCCCACGACGACGCAATCGAGCGGTACGAACGGGCGCTACAGATCGCCCACGGCCAGTCGCTCGAGGACGTCGTGCTCGACGTCCTCGAATCGCTCGGCGACATCTATTACACCCAGGGCGAATACGACCAGGCCGACAAGCATTTCCGGTACATCCGGGCCCGGACGGACGACCCCGAACGGCTGCGTCGAACCTACCGGTATCAGGCGCGAATGCGTTTTGAACAAGGTGCGTACGACGAAACCGCCGAAGCCGCCCGCGCAGGCCTCGATATCGACGGCGAGCCGGTGACCATCGAGGTCTGCTGGCTACACGATTACCTGGCCGGGTCGTACATGAAACGAGGCGAATACGAGACGGCTATCGAGGGGTTCGAAACCCAGCGCGACCTCGCCGCCCAAATCGATGCGGACGTGCTGTTGGGGCGCGCCTACCAGAACCTCGGCTCTTGCTACGCCCAAACCGGCGAGATCGAAGCCGGCGTCACGTCGCTCGAGCGAGGCGTCGCTCTGCTGGAAGCAGCCGGTGACGAGCGTGAGCTCGCCCGGAGCCTCAACGATCTCGCAATTGTCTACGACGACGCGGGTCGCCAACAGCAGGCCGAACGAACGCTCAGGCGGGGTGAACGGATCGCCAAACGCACCGACAACTTTCGCGTCCAGTTGCTCGCGCTCAACAACCTCGGCGTTTTCGCCCAGTACGACCTTCGCTGGGACGATGCAGACGAGTACTACGACGAACTCCTCGAACTCGCCGACCGACTCGACCACGACGAGTACCGTTCACTGGCGCTGGTGAACAAAGCCGGAATCGAAGCCGAACGCGGGTCGCTCCAGGCCGCCATCGACATGGTCGAACGCAGTCTCGAGTTGATCGAGAAGCTTGGACGCACCCACCAGGTCGTCCATCGGAACCAGGTGCTCGGCGGCTTCGCCCTCCTGGCCGGGAACCTCGAGCAGGCGGCGGAGTACCTCGAGTCGGGCCGAACGTTCGCCACCGAACACGAGTTTTCCGCTTCGCTGGCCGAACTGGAAAAACTCGAGGGGACCATCGCCCGCACACAGGGTGAAGCGGAGACAGCACTCGCCTGTCATCGCTCATCGCTGGAGCGAGCACTCGAGGTCGCCACACAGCTCGCTATCACGAGTCAACGGATCGAACTGGTCGAAACGCTGTGTGCGGCCGATCAGCCTGAGGAAGCGCTGGAAATGGCCGAGACAGCCGTCGACGAACTCCCGGACGGATACCGGTTGCTCGCTCTGAAAACTGATACCGCTCTCGGCGTAGCCTACCGGCACGCTGGTCACGAACAGGCACGCGAACACCTCGAGAGCGTCCTCGAGCGAGCCCAAGGCGCCTCGAACGAAGCGACACTGAAAGCGCGACGTGAACTCACAGCCCTCGCGTTCGAGAACGAACGGTTCAGGGCCGCACACGCCCACCTCGAAGCAGGGCGGACGCTCGCTCGAGAAACCGGGTTCGGCCACTATTACGAGCAGTTCGAAGCACTCGAGGCGAACTACCGAGTGCGCGAGTAA
- a CDS encoding Mrp/NBP35 family ATP-binding protein, producing the protein MTETLREELRTVSAPTPLTTRPDGTELADNIVSQGLVGDITVTDVTAHIELALGAPHSPAETELVESVREVIADAGYEPTVTVDIDDKTPASEGPIVIAVSSGKGGVGKSTISTNLAAGIADRGAAVGLFDADVYGPNIPRMLGVTDEMVQPGGENTILPVETHGIRVLSVGFMVDDSNPIAWRGPVVDRMLTDLWHDVDWGDVDYLVIDLPPGTGDAQLTMLQQMPVVGSVVVTTPQDVALDNARKGISQFDPHEAEVFGIVENMSGFACPSCGDHHEVFVASGATQLAEEFEVPLLGRIPLDPAIGESCETGEPIVFDDTETAAIFRSLADDVLDAVGRHRRHAHSRGL; encoded by the coding sequence ATGACTGAAACACTTCGCGAGGAGCTACGCACGGTTTCGGCACCCACCCCACTCACGACACGGCCTGATGGAACCGAACTGGCAGACAACATCGTGTCACAGGGACTCGTTGGCGACATCACGGTTACCGACGTCACCGCACATATCGAACTCGCTCTGGGGGCGCCTCACTCGCCAGCCGAGACCGAACTCGTCGAGTCGGTCCGCGAAGTGATCGCGGACGCAGGCTACGAGCCGACAGTGACGGTCGACATCGATGATAAAACCCCCGCGTCCGAGGGGCCGATCGTGATCGCCGTCTCCTCCGGCAAGGGTGGCGTTGGAAAAAGCACCATCTCGACGAATCTAGCCGCGGGCATTGCCGACCGGGGGGCGGCGGTTGGGCTGTTCGACGCTGACGTCTACGGCCCGAACATTCCGCGTATGCTCGGTGTCACTGACGAGATGGTCCAACCCGGAGGCGAAAATACGATCTTACCGGTCGAAACACACGGCATACGGGTTTTGAGTGTCGGCTTCATGGTCGACGACTCGAATCCAATCGCCTGGCGTGGCCCGGTCGTCGATCGAATGCTGACCGATCTCTGGCACGACGTCGACTGGGGCGATGTCGATTATCTCGTGATCGATCTCCCACCGGGGACCGGTGATGCCCAGTTGACGATGCTCCAGCAGATGCCGGTCGTTGGATCGGTTGTCGTCACGACACCCCAGGACGTCGCCCTCGATAACGCTCGCAAGGGCATCTCACAGTTCGACCCTCACGAGGCTGAAGTGTTTGGCATCGTCGAGAACATGAGCGGGTTCGCCTGTCCGAGCTGTGGTGACCACCACGAGGTGTTCGTCGCCAGCGGTGCCACGCAGTTAGCCGAGGAGTTCGAGGTGCCCTTACTCGGTCGCATTCCGCTCGACCCGGCGATCGGCGAGAGCTGTGAAACCGGTGAGCCGATCGTCTTCGACGACACCGAGACGGCTGCCATTTTTCGGTCACTGGCTGATGATGTGCTGGATGCGGTCGGTCGGCACCGTCGACACGCTCACAGTCGTGGCCTCTAA
- a CDS encoding VOC family protein, whose translation MARIGNITFACEDPDGLAAFWIAAIDYELQEPPPGVLEAIEDAGGDPNAAAAAVDPEGDGPRLFFKKMPRSSPEHIPIHLDLNAADREKEVERLAALGASIVETKTETTGPYTETWTVMRDPEGNGFCVQAPPEG comes from the coding sequence ATGGCGCGTATCGGCAACATCACATTTGCATGCGAGGACCCCGACGGTCTCGCCGCGTTTTGGATCGCAGCAATCGATTACGAGTTACAGGAGCCCCCACCAGGGGTTCTCGAGGCAATAGAGGATGCGGGTGGCGATCCGAACGCAGCCGCGGCAGCAGTCGATCCGGAAGGGGACGGTCCCAGACTGTTTTTCAAAAAAATGCCCCGGTCGTCACCCGAACATATTCCGATCCACCTCGACCTCAACGCTGCTGACCGTGAGAAAGAGGTCGAGCGACTCGCGGCACTCGGTGCATCGATTGTGGAAACCAAGACCGAAACCACTGGCCCGTACACTGAAACCTGGACGGTTATGCGCGACCCCGAGGGAAACGGGTTTTGCGTGCAGGCACCACCGGAAGGATAG
- a CDS encoding M20 family metallopeptidase, whose protein sequence is MELRELTRDLVSIPSHEDETAVGDFLESWLRRETDAVVHRDAAGNVLARRGGPDSIRLDETNASTDDGTDSGRSLALVGHHDVVPPDETQVTRDGEYVLTERDGRLFGRGAADMKGAVAAAAIAFRDCDLETGDGAADGRTGSTGAGDTGSPELWFASFVGEESGGRGARHAIENGFIPDCAIVGEGSTNYSGPDVTDVAVAHRGRRGSTITARGTAAHASEPEAGENAIYRAGEAIDVLRDLEVPTVEVAGESLAGSVVATEIEGGSGINVIPASCSITVDERTVPGERAALETVAALEGVEWTVDQDLPPMQCADESFARRVLEAADAAQSGSPELVTKPHATDAGWLAKAGTACVVCGPAEPGEAHTKNESVSMAVLERCLETYRRLVTEWLARGRDDHGACSP, encoded by the coding sequence ATGGAGCTTCGCGAACTCACCCGCGACCTGGTCTCGATACCGAGTCACGAGGACGAAACCGCGGTCGGCGACTTTCTCGAGTCGTGGCTCAGGCGCGAAACCGACGCCGTCGTCCACCGGGATGCGGCCGGGAACGTTCTCGCCCGTCGTGGCGGGCCGGATTCGATTCGCCTGGACGAGACGAATGCGAGCACCGACGACGGCACCGATTCGGGCCGCTCGCTGGCGCTCGTCGGCCACCACGATGTCGTTCCACCGGACGAAACACAGGTCACTCGGGATGGCGAGTACGTGCTCACCGAACGCGACGGGCGGCTGTTCGGTCGGGGAGCGGCGGATATGAAAGGGGCAGTCGCTGCCGCGGCCATCGCGTTTCGAGACTGCGACCTCGAGACTGGAGATGGGGCCGCTGACGGACGAACGGGCTCTACCGGCGCAGGCGACACGGGGTCGCCCGAGTTGTGGTTCGCGAGTTTCGTCGGCGAGGAGAGCGGTGGGCGAGGTGCTCGACACGCCATCGAAAACGGGTTCATCCCCGACTGCGCTATCGTCGGCGAGGGATCGACCAACTACTCGGGCCCGGACGTGACCGACGTGGCCGTCGCCCACCGCGGTCGTCGCGGGAGTACCATTACGGCTCGCGGCACTGCGGCACACGCCAGCGAACCCGAAGCCGGTGAGAACGCCATTTACCGCGCTGGCGAAGCCATCGACGTCCTCCGGGATCTCGAGGTCCCGACCGTCGAGGTGGCTGGGGAGTCCCTCGCGGGCAGCGTGGTCGCGACGGAAATCGAGGGGGGCTCGGGAATCAACGTCATCCCCGCGTCGTGTTCGATCACGGTGGACGAACGCACCGTGCCGGGCGAACGGGCCGCACTCGAGACCGTGGCCGCTCTCGAGGGGGTCGAGTGGACGGTCGATCAGGACCTGCCGCCCATGCAGTGTGCTGACGAATCGTTCGCCCGGAGAGTGCTCGAAGCAGCCGACGCCGCCCAGTCCGGGTCACCCGAACTCGTCACCAAACCACACGCTACGGACGCCGGGTGGCTCGCGAAAGCGGGCACTGCCTGTGTGGTCTGTGGTCCTGCCGAACCGGGCGAGGCACACACAAAAAATGAAAGTGTCTCGATGGCCGTCCTCGAGCGCTGTCTCGAGACGTATCGACGACTCGTGACCGAGTGGCTGGCGAGGGGAAGGGACGACCATGGCGCTTGCTCACCGTGA